In Magnolia sinica isolate HGM2019 chromosome 12, MsV1, whole genome shotgun sequence, a single genomic region encodes these proteins:
- the LOC131220102 gene encoding disease resistance protein RPS5-like: MYYIHVENVECLFWDIPGPWKNLTKFRICVGGDYMNSVVTRSMKIENSPTLIASWVKVLFERTYELELMGCKGLKNVSQSHELGFNSLEILLIKECGEMEHLLSVEEGEEPLQNVFEHLKELNLYDLKNIKTIYWAPLLVGSFQNLSKLKVFYCNKLINIMPSDLLQSLEELDVSWCDELVEVFHFQGTSKEDALLSKLKKLDLSGLPELTSIWKGSVPPLGSLHHLEEVRVVHCKRLRYLLSLALAERLQQLKNLHIWECEKMETLIGVEEEEITTASLSSSSGSRQFELMCTPHSLPHGGMFPNLQTLDIYNCHGLRNLFTLSVAQGLSQLENLEVISCEGMEAIIAKEVDNEVADQGMLPRLRTLKLVGLKQLTSFYEGVGVLFDWPSLEYLLLERCQNFKKIPMGPNSAPNLKRFSSTKEWLEEVEWEDESLKARIQPLIHLVE, encoded by the coding sequence ATGTACTACATCCATGTGGAAAATGTCGAATGCTTGTTTTGGGACATCCCTGGTCCTTGGAAAAACCTGACGAAATTCCGCATATGCGTGGGTGGAGATTACATGAATAGTGTGGTAACAAGGAGTATGAAAATTGAGAATTCACCAACTCTAATTGCAAGTTGGGTTAAGGTGTTGTTTGAAAGAACATACGAGCTAGAATTAATGGGCTGTAAGGGTCTCAAGAATGTTAGTCAATCACATGAACTTGGTTTCAATAGCTTAGAGATCCTCCTTATCAAAGAATGTGGTGAAATGGAACATTTGTTAAgtgtggaagaaggagaagagccTCTGCAAAATGTATTTGAGCATTTGAAGGAGTTGAATTTGTATGACTTGAAGAATATAAAGACGATCTACTGGGCCCCACTTCTAGTTGGTTCCTTCCAAAACCTGAGCAAGCTTAAGGTATTCTAttgtaataaattaattaatatcaTGCCATCTGATCTATTACAGAGTCTGGAGGAACTCGATGTAAGTTGGTGCGACGAGTTGGTGGAAGTCTTTCACTTCCAAGGGACCTCAAAAGAAGATGCTCTGCTGTCAAAATTAAAGAAACTCGATTTGTCTGGTCTACCAGAACTGACGAGTATTTGGAAGGGGTCCGTTCCTCCTCTTGGTAGCCTCCACCATCTAGAGGAGGTAAGAGTCGTACATTGCAAGAGACTGAGATATCTCCTCTCGCTTGCGCTGGCAGAAAGACTTCAGCAATTAAAGAACCTTCACATTTGGGAGTGCGAGAAGATGGAGACATTGATAGgggtagaagaagaagagatcacaACTGCATCATTATCGTCATCGTCAGGGTCAAGGCAGTTTGAACTGATGTGTACTCCTCACTCACTTCCACATGGAGGAATGTTCCCTAACCtccaaacattggacatctaTAATTGTCACGGCCTCCGGAATCTATTTACACTGAGTGTTGCCCAAGGTCTCTCGCAACTCGAAAATCTCGAAGTCATCTCGTGCGAGGGAATGGAGGCGATAATAGCAAAAGAAGTAGACAATGAAGTGGCAGATCAAGGCATGCTTCCAAGGTTAAGGACTTTAAAATTAGTGGGGTTAAAACAGCTAACAAGCTTCTACGAAGGAGTTGGGGTACTTTTTGATTGGCCTTCCTTAGAATATCTTCTATTAGAGAGGTGTCAGAATTTCAAGAAGATCCCAATGGGACCCAATAGCGCGCCAAACCTAAAGAGATTCTCATCAACCAAAGAATGGTTGGAGGAGGTGGAGTGGGAAGACGAGAGCCTTAAAGCCCGCATTCAACCCCTTATTCATCTGGTAGAATGA
- the LOC131220103 gene encoding probable disease resistance protein At4g27220, with the protein MGGVGKTTLMKQVARKVNSEELFQEAIMVNLTQKPELKKIQDQIAEQLGLELKEESQVVRAGKLSERLTQDLLKGKKILLIFDNLWERLDLDDIGIPLEWNDRGCKITFTTRKVEVCSHMKSQAKIPVNVLSKKEAWHLFKEKAGDAVDSSELNVVAKEVVKECGGLPLAIITLGMALQDKDKKVWDDALLQLQRSNPTNIKGMDQKVFSSLEMSYNYLESKEAQVCFLFCCLFREGYSVSENEMMKYGIGEGLFKDVNTLEEASCRVHMLFDKLKASCLLLEGDRSNSVKMHDVVRDVAVSIASRAEHGFLVKAKVGLKEWPEIENVQKCKRISFVYNEINKLPYQIECPQLLTLFLFGNHSLKEIPDDFFQGMNSLKVLDICGIDISMLPPSVEGLKNLRTLWLDRCPQLKDVTLIGRLKKLEILCLQETGICELPKETGRLANLKLLDLSNTIYLEREMKAMLALVS; encoded by the exons ATGGGGGGTGTAGGCAAGACGACCTTGATGAAACAAGTGGCTAGAAAGGTGAACAGTGAAGAACTTTTTCAAGAGGCGATCATGGTGAACCTAACCCAGAAACCTGAATTGAAGAAGATTCAAGACCAGATTGCAGAGCAATTGGGACTGGAACTCAAGGAAGAGAGTCAAGTAGTAAGAGCAGGGAAGCTGTCAGAGAGATTGACGCAGGATCTGCTGAAAGGCAAGAAGATCCTTTTAATCTTTGATAATCTTTGGGAAAGGTTGGATCTAGATGACATAGGAATCCCTTTAGAATGGAATGATAGGGGTTGTAAGATTACATTTACTACACGAAAAGTGGAAGTATGCAGTCACATGAAGAGCCAGGCAAAGATCCCTGTCAATGTGTTATCAAAAAAAGAGGCATGGCATCTATTCAAGGAAAAGGCAGGTGATGCTGTCGACTCCTCTGAATTGAATGTTGTGGCAAAAGAAGTTGTCAAGGAATGTGGGGGCTTGCCTCTAGCGATCATCACACTTGGAATGGCATTACAAGATAAGGATAAAAAAGTGTGGGATGATGCACTACTACAATTACAGAGGTCTAATCCAACAAACATCAAGGGTATGGATCAGAAGGTGTTCTCTTCTTTGGAGATGAGTTACAATTACTTAGAAAGTAAGGAGGCCCAGGTATGCTTCTTGTTTTGCTGTTTATTTCGAGAAGGTTATTCTGTTTCtgaaaatgagatgatgaaaTATGGAATTGGGGAAGGTCTCTTCAAGGATGTTAATACATTGGAGGAAGCATCATGTAGAGTTCATATGTTGTTCGACAAACTTAAGGCTTCATGCTTGTTGCTAGAAGGAGATAGATCAAACTCTGTAAAAATGCATGATGTTGTTCGAGACGTCGCCGTATCAATAGCATCAAGAGCTGAGCATGGGTTTTTGGTAAAAGCCAAAGTAGGTTTGAAAGAGTGGCCAGAGATTGAAAATGTGCAGAAATGTAAGAGGATTTCATTTGTGTACAATGAAATTAATAAACTTCCGTATCAAATTGAATGTCCTCAGCTCCTAACCTTGTTTTTGTTTGGGAATCATTCATTGAAAGAGATTCCCGATGATTTCTTTCAAGGGATGAATTCCCTTAAAGTTTTGGATATATGTGGCATTGATATCTCAATGTTGCCCCCATCAGTGGAGGGCCTGAAAAATCTTCGGACGTTGTGGTTGGATAGATGTCCTCAGTTAAAAGATGTAACTCTTATTGGCAGATTGAAGAAGCTAGAAATACTTTGCTTACAAGAAACCGGCATCTGTGAACTCCCAAAAGAAACAGGAAGATTGGCCAATCTAAAGCTCTTGGATTTGTCAAATACCATCTATCTCGAAAGG gagatgaaagcAATGCTAGCTTTGGTGAGCTAG